One Deltaproteobacteria bacterium DNA segment encodes these proteins:
- a CDS encoding flavodoxin family protein: protein MTENATVLGIVGSPNPEGITNRLVSAALKGAADSGAPTELIQLSEHVVDACKDCLPWVCKENLKCTYDDEAFDYVRHKILKCGALVMGTPVYWWDTSGLIKYLILKMFRVYAFTGPLKGLPALGLGIAGGTGNGLVSGLRPVYHFFQMMQMRALEPVPATRFNLNQSLKRAGELGREIAGMANERNPFNGLEERLVWYDSLPYLGLSRAQERRLLADTIAMAVPEKLGHDVLSSLARAGALEASGRSVEAQSEITRVYEAGVKAFDKN, encoded by the coding sequence ATGACAGAAAACGCAACCGTCCTGGGAATTGTGGGAAGTCCGAACCCGGAAGGCATCACCAACCGACTCGTTTCAGCGGCATTGAAGGGAGCCGCTGATTCCGGCGCACCAACCGAACTGATACAGCTGTCTGAACACGTTGTGGACGCCTGTAAGGACTGCCTCCCGTGGGTCTGTAAAGAAAACTTGAAGTGTACCTATGACGATGAGGCATTCGATTATGTAAGGCATAAAATTCTGAAATGCGGCGCACTCGTAATGGGAACGCCTGTTTACTGGTGGGATACCAGTGGGCTGATCAAGTACCTAATTCTGAAAATGTTTCGGGTGTATGCGTTTACAGGACCATTGAAGGGCCTGCCCGCTTTAGGTCTCGGTATTGCCGGCGGAACCGGCAATGGCCTGGTGTCCGGACTCAGGCCGGTATACCATTTTTTCCAGATGATGCAGATGAGGGCGCTTGAACCGGTCCCCGCCACCCGCTTCAACCTCAATCAGTCTCTGAAGCGTGCCGGCGAGCTCGGAAGAGAAATTGCCGGCATGGCCAATGAGCGCAACCCGTTCAACGGTCTTGAAGAGCGTTTGGTGTGGTATGACAGTCTTCCTTATTTGGGGCTGAGCCGCGCACAAGAACGGCGCCTTCTGGCTGATACAATTGCCATGGCCGTACCGGAGAAATTGGGCCACGACGTGCTGTCGAGCCTTGCACGAGCCGGCGCACTTGAAGCGTCCGGGCGAAGCGTAGAAGCCCAGTCGGAAATCACACGGGTGTACGAAGCCGGTGTGAAGGCTTTCGATAAAAACTGA